The window GCGCGCGCGGGCCTCCTGGAAGGGCAGCGGCGACACCGCGGTCCAGGAGGTCTATGGCCGGATCGCGTCGGACGTCGAGACGACCTTCCGCGGCTACGAGGCCCTCGACCTCGAGGCGCCGATCACCGCGATGCTCTCGGGCGGCGAGGCGGTCGCGAAGGCGAACGCGGGCGACGAGATCGAGCTCGTCTTCGAAGAGACGCCTTTCTATGCGGAGAGCGGCGGTCAGGTCGGCGACCAGGGGCGGATCACCACCGACTCCGGCGTCGTCGTCGTGCGCGACGTGCAGAAGCCGGTGGCGGGGCTCTTCGTGCATCAGGGCGTCGTCGAGTCCGGGGAGGTCGCGGTCGATCAGGAGGCGCGCCTCGCGGTGGATGCCGCGAGTCGACAGGCGACGGTCCGCAACCACACGGGGACCCACCTGCTCCACGCGGCGCTGCGCGAGACCCTCGGCGAGCAGGCGATGCAGAAGGGTTCGCTGGTAGGACCCGAGCGCCTCCGTTTCGACTTCACTCACGACGCCCCGCTCACCCGGGAAGAGCTCGACGCGATCGAGGACCGGGTGAACGAGATGATCGAGTCGAACCAGGGCGGGCAGACCCGCGAGATGGACTACCCGTCGGCGATCAAGGCCGGCGCGATCGCGATCTTCGACGAAAAGTACGGCGACGAGGTTCGGGTCGTCTCGTTCGGGGACTGCTCGACGGAGCTCTGCGGCGGGACCCACGCGAAGGCGACCGGCGACATCGGTCTGCTCAAGATCGTCTCGGAGTCCGGGATCGCCGCGGGCGTGCGCCGGATCGAAGCGCTGACCGGCCTCGGCGCGCTCCGCCACATCCGCGAGCAGGAACGGCTCGCGACCGACGCGGCGGAGACGCTCAAGGTGCCCCTCGCGGAGCTGCCGGGTCGGGTCGGCCGGCTCGTCGAGGAGCGCAAGGAGGCGCAGAAGCAGATCGACGAGCTCCGCTCGAAGCGCTCGAGCGGCGGCGGGGCGGACGATCTCTTCGGAAGCGCCCGCGATCTCTCCGCCCACGACGGCGCGAAGGCGATCAGCGGCGTGGTCGAAGACGTCGACGCGAAGGCGATGCGGACGATGGTCGACGACTACAAGAACCGGCTCGGGACCGGCGTGGTCTGCCTCGCGGCGGCGGCAGGCGAGAAGGCGCTGATCGCGATCGGTGTGACGAAGGACCTGACGGGCTCGCTCAAGGCGGGAGACCTGATCCGCGAGGTGGCGGCGGTCGTCGGCGGCGGTGGCGGCGGTCGCCCGGACTTCGCGCAGGCCGGTGGCAAGGATCCGAGCAAGGTGGCCGACGCGATCGCCCGATTCGACGAGCTGGTGGGCGGATGAGCGGCGCGGAGCAGACTCCGCGCCCCGTGCCGCAGCCCTCGAAGGATGCGCTCTTCCGACCCGTGCGCCGTCGCACGCGCGTGGTGCACGTCGGCGACGTCGCGATCGGCGGCGACCACCCGATCGTCGTCCAGTCGATGACGAACACCGACACGATGGACACCGCGGCGACGGTCGAGCAGACGATCCGCCTCGCCGAGGCGGGTTGCGAGATCGTCCGCGTGACGGCGCCCTCGATTCGCGACGCGGAGAACCTGCGTGAGATCCGCAAGGCCCTTTCGGAGGCGAGGGTCGACGTGCCGCTCGTGGCCGACATCCACTTCACGCCGAATGCCGCGATGATCGCCGCGGACATCGTCGAGAAGGTTCGCGTCAACCCGGGGAACTACGCCGACAAGAAGAAGTTCGAGGTCCGCGAGTACGACGACGCCGAGTACGAGGCGGAGATCGCGCGCGTTCACGACCGCTTCCGCCCGCTGGTCCAGCGCTGCAAGCGCAACGGCGTCGCCCTGCGGATCGGGACGAACCACGGCTCGCTCTCCGACCGGATCATGAACCGCTTCGGCGATACGGCCGAGGGCATGGTCGAGAGTGCCCTGGAGTTCCTCGACGTCTGCGAGGACGAGCGCTTCCACGACGTCGTGTTCTCGATGAAGGCTTCGAATACCCAGGTCGCGATCCAGGCC of the bacterium genome contains:
- the alaS gene encoding alanine--tRNA ligase, coding for MSLPSREIRETFLRYFEENGHRRVASASLLPESDPTLMFVNAGMVPFKRLFLGEETRDYTRATTSQKCMRVSGKHNDLENVGRTPRHHTFFEMLGNFSFGDYFKEEAIEYAWSLLTEGVGFSPDDLVVSVFEDDDEAYDIWKDRIGLPESKLYRLDEKENFWSMGDTGPCGPCSEIHYDWGELAEHPNDDPSSETGRFMEIWNLVFMQFNRDADGTQTPLPKPSIDTGGGLERWAAVLQGKRSTWESDSFTPLIARAAELANVVPGASDETDVSLRVAADHARALTFLIGDGVLPSNAGRGYVLRRILRRGSRHGKLLGQDTPFLHGVADKVIDEMAEAYPELVDRRAYITDRIKREEERFLETLTKGMDLLDGEIEELKGKGATTLPGDTVFRLYDTFGFPVDLTADILVGHGMTLDQGGFDSAMEEQKARARASWKGSGDTAVQEVYGRIASDVETTFRGYEALDLEAPITAMLSGGEAVAKANAGDEIELVFEETPFYAESGGQVGDQGRITTDSGVVVVRDVQKPVAGLFVHQGVVESGEVAVDQEARLAVDAASRQATVRNHTGTHLLHAALRETLGEQAMQKGSLVGPERLRFDFTHDAPLTREELDAIEDRVNEMIESNQGGQTREMDYPSAIKAGAIAIFDEKYGDEVRVVSFGDCSTELCGGTHAKATGDIGLLKIVSESGIAAGVRRIEALTGLGALRHIREQERLATDAAETLKVPLAELPGRVGRLVEERKEAQKQIDELRSKRSSGGGADDLFGSARDLSAHDGAKAISGVVEDVDAKAMRTMVDDYKNRLGTGVVCLAAAAGEKALIAIGVTKDLTGSLKAGDLIREVAAVVGGGGGGRPDFAQAGGKDPSKVADAIARFDELVGG